GGAGGCGCTGACGGGCGGACGGGACGGGTTCTACCTCGGCGAGTTCGGCGAGGGGCTGCTCGCGGTCGGCGCCGGCGAGTACACCGAGGACGACCTGGCCAAGGACGGCGCGGAATGGGTGGACCCGCTCCGGGCTCGGGCCTTCGGGCACGACGTGTGGACGATGCCGCCCAACTCCCAGGGATACCTGCTACTGCTCGCCCTCGGCATCGCCGAGGGGCTCGATCTGCCCGCCGACCCGGCCGACCCGCTCTGGGCGCATCTGCTGGTGGAGGCCGCGCGGCTGGCCGGGCACGACCGGCCGGAGGTGCTGTTCGAGGGTGCGTCCGTCGACGAGGTGCTGGGGTCGGCCGCCGCACGCCGTACCCTGATCGACCCCGCCGGCCGGATCGCGGTGCGCGACCTCACCGCGCCGGGCGACACCACCTACCTGTGCGTGGTGGACGGCGACGGCATGGGCGTCTCCCTGATCCAGTCGAACGCCGCCGGCTTCGGCAGCCTGGTCTTCGAGCCCCGCACCGGTATCAACCTGCACAACCGGGGCATCGGGTTCTCCCTGGTCCCGGGCCACCCCGCCGAGTACGGTCCCGGCCGCCGCCCGCCGCACACCCTCGTCCCCGCCCTGGTCACCCGCGCCGACGGGTCCCTCCGCTCGGTCGTGGGCACCATGGGCGGCGACGCCCAGCCGCAGATCCTGCTCCAGGTCCTGACCCGCCTGCTCGCCCACGACCAGGCGCCCGGTGAGGCCATCGGCGCCGCCCGGTGGCGGCTGGCCTCCGGTACCGGTTTCGACACCTGGGACACCCCCGACCAGGCCGTGGTCGAGATCGAGGACGGCGGCCCGTGGAGCGACGGTCTGCGCGACCGGGGACACCCCGTCGGCGCCATGCCGTACGGCTCCTCCTTCGGCCACGCCCACCTGATCGACGTGCTGCCCTCGGGCGTCCTGGCCGGGGCGGCCGACCCTCGGTCGATCATCGGGGCGGCCGCGGGACTCTGACCGGGGGATTTACGGCCGCAGAACGGGTAGGGCGGCGATATGAGTGAAATGCCCGCAGACCGCAAGGGTCTGAGCGACGAGCAGGCGGTCGAGGTCGAGGAGTGGACCGACGACCTCGGTCTCCACCACGAGATCCGTGAGGAGGCCCCCGGACACCAGGACACCCTCGACGAGCGCCTCTGGCGCGAGGCCCCGGACCGCGGCCGCGTTCCGCGCGAGGAGAGCCACCGTCTGGTGGCGCCGGACAAGGGCATCGGGCCGGACGAGACGTCCGAGGAGTATGCCGAGGACGTCGGCGCCGACAACGGCGACCTGTCAGCCGAGGAACGCGCCATCCACATCGACCCCAACGCCTGACGCGGGACCACGGTCCCGCCGGCCGCCGGCGGGTCCCGTGGCGACGCCCTCGGGTCGCGGCGGCCTCCGGCCCCGGCTCGCGAGCATGCCGACCAGTGGAAACTGGGCCGGCCCGGGGCCGCGTCGACGGCGCTCCGGGACGTCAGCCGGACGACTTGGCGGTCAGCCCCGCGACCAGGGCGTGCAGGTCGCCGACGACGTGGTCGGCGTCGGCGGCCTCCGGCCGGGCGGCATGGAGGTGGCCCCAGGGACCCCGGCGGATCAGGGCGGTCCGCATCCCGGCCGCGCGGGCGGGCCGGACGTCGTTGTCGAGCCGGTCGCCCACATAGAGGATCTCGCCGGGCTCCCGCCCCGAGACTGCCACGACCTTGGCGAAGAAGGCGGGGTCGGGCTTGGAGACGCCCCAGCCGTCGGAGGTGTGGATCGCGTCGACGGGCAGGTCCATCGCGGCCAGCGCGCCATAGGCCTGCGGGGGCTGGTTGCCCGCGATGATCAGCTCGTATCCGAGGCCGCGCAGCGCGGCCAGGCCGGGCCGTACGTCCGGGTAGAGGTCGTCGGCGTCGAAGTTCACCCGGAGCCCGTCAGGATCGTCGCGCTTCCATGCCTCCTGCTCCGCCTCGACGTCGAACCCCGGCCTGACGATCTGGAAGGCTTCCTCGAAGGACCTGTCCAGCGCTGCCATACCGCCCAGCACGCCGAGCATGGTGAACCGGGTGACGCCGAGCCGGTCGGCCCAGCGTGACCAGATCCGCGTCTCGTCGATCAGCGTCTCCCCGACGTCGAACACCAGCGCCCTGACCACAATCTCCCCCTCTGTTCGGCTCACCGATCCTATGCAGTACGGCCGGGCCAGACCGAACCCGCCGAAGCGGAACGGCGTGCAGGGGGGCCGTGACCGTGCGCATATCTCTCACGCCTGAGGGAATTCGATGGCACACTTAGAGTGTCTGTTCGGACACGAATAGGCACAGTCGATGGTGATGACAGCACAAGGACGACTTCCCCGGCACACCTCCCAGGAGAACCCGCCACCACCTCACCCGGCGAGAGAGCTCTTCGAGTCCCTTCCTTCCACCTTCCGCCTCCGGGCCGAGATCATCGACGGGAACCTCCTCTTGCGCCCATCCGGAACCCCTCAGCACGCCCGCATCGCCAGACGCCTCAGCAGAGCACTGATTCCGGTCGAAGACGCGAACGGATGGGAGAGCTTCTCAGGGGACGTCGACATCTGCATCGAGGGTCCACGTGACACCGTGATCCCCGGCTACTGCCTGGTCCGCGCGGACGCCCCGCTCTGGGGTGACCGGGAGATCCTCTCCTCAGGGCTGATCATGGTGGCCGAGGTCGTCCCACCCGGCAGCATGGAGACAGACCGCGCTACAGAGCCCCGGATCTATGCGGGGTGCGGCATCCCGATCATGCCGATCATCGACCCGGTCGTCTCTCCGCCGATGGTCACCGTCCTCAGCGACCCCGAGGACGGTGCCTACCGGACCATGGCCCACACCGAGATCGGCAAGCCGGTCCGGATCCCCGCCCCCGTCGACTTCGACCTGGACACCTCGATCTTCCTGTGGTCCCCGTCGGACCCGTGCTCCCCCGCCCCGGGGCCCGAACCGTCGGCGGGACTCAGAGCTGGTCCATGACCTTGCGGATGCGCTTGTCGGAGATCGAGTAAGGAGTGCCGAGGGTCTGGGCGAAGTAGCTGACCCGCAGCTCCTGGATCATCCAGCGGAGCTGGCGGACGTCGTCGTCGGAGCGGCGGGCGGGCGGGAGCTTCTCGACCAGGTCGTGGTAGTCGTCTTCGAGGTCATGGACCTTGTGCATCCGCTCCTCGTCACGGAGCCGGTCGTCGGGCAGCTTCTCCAGCCGCCGCTGGGCCGCCCTGAGATAGCGGAGCAGGTCCGGCAGACGCCTGTAGCCCGTGCCGGTGACGAAGCCGGGGTAGACCAGGTCGGCCACCTGGTCGCGGATGTCCTCGACCGCGGCGGTGGAGCGGCCCTCGGGCAGGAGGGTGGTGACCGAGTGCCAGACCCGCAGGATGCCCTCCACCCTGGCGACCGTCTCGGCGGTCGTGTCGAAGAGCTCGGCACGGACCTTGTCGTGCAGGACGGTGAAGGCGGACTCGTCCCAGACCGGCCCGCCGTACTGGCTCATCAGCTCGTCGGCGGCACAGGCGGTGCAGTCGTCGAACAGCGCGACGGCACCGGCGTGCGGGCTGCGGCTGAGGGCGAGCTTGGCCTGGTTGTCCAGGCGGCCGAGCACCCACTTGGCCGGGGACGGGGTGTTGAGCAGCAGCAGCCTGCGGGTGCCCTCCCACATGGCGCGGCGCTGCTCGGCCTCGGTCTCGAACATGCGGACGGCCACGGTGGCGCCCTCGTCGGCCAGCGCGGGATAGGCCTTCATCCGGCGCTGCTCGAAGGTCTTGGGCAGCTCCCCCACGTTCCATGTGGTCAGGCCGGACTTCTCCAGCCCGTCGGCGGCCCTGGACAGGGTCTGGCGGAGCTTGGGGGCGAGCCGACGTTTGAGGTCGGCCAGGTCCTTGCTCTCGGCGAGCTTGTGCTTGCGGCCGTCGATCACCCGGAAGGTGATCTTCAGGTGGTCGGGCACCAGGTCGAGCTGCCACGCCTCGCGCGGCACCTGGACGCCGGTCAGGTTGAGCAGCTCCCGCTCCAGCACCGCGAGCAGCGGCTCCTGGGTGGGCTCGGCCCGCTGGAGCACCTGCCTGGCGTAGTTGGGCGCGGGCACGAAGTTGCGCCGGATGTTCTTGGGCAGGGCTCGGATCAGCGCGGTGAGGAGCTCCTCGCGCAGGCCGGGGATCTGCCAGTCGAAGCCCTCGACGTTCACCTGGTTGAGCAGGGCGAGCGGGATGTGGGCGGTGACGCCGTCGGCGTCGGTGCCCGGCTCGAACTGGTAGGTCAGTGGGAAGCGCAGTCCTCCCTGCCGCCACACGTCGGGATAGTCGCGCTGGCTGACGTCACCGGCCGACTCGCTGATCAGCATCGACTTCTCGAAGCTGAGCAGGTCGGGCTGGTCTGCTCTGGCCTTCTTCCACCAGGCGTCGAAGTGGCGTCCGGAGACGACGTCGGCGGGGACGCGATGGTCGTAGAAGTCGAACAGCGTCTCGTCGTCGACGAGGATGTCGCGGCGGCGGGCGCGCTCCTCCAGCTCCTCGACCTCTTCGAGAAGCTTGCGGTTCTCCCTGAAGAACGCGTGATGGGTCTCCCAGTCGCCCTCGACCAGGGCGTGCCGGATGAACAGCTCGCGGCTCAGCTCGGGGTCGATGCGCCCATAGTTGACCTTTCGCTGCACCACAAGCGGCACGCCGTACAGCGTGACCTTCTCGTAGGCCATCACGGCGCCCTGGTTCTTCTCCCAGTGCGGCTCGGAGTAGGTGCGTTTGATCAGGTGCTGGGCGAGCGGCTCGACCCACTCAGGCTCGATCTTGGCATTGACCCGGGCCCAGAGGCGGGAGGTCTCCACCAGCTCGGCCGACATCACCCACAGCGGCTGTTTCCTGGCCAGCGCGGAGCCGGGGAAGATGGCGAAACGGGCGTTGCGGGCGCCGGCATACTCCGTGAACGGCCGGCGCTGTTCGGTCATCGGCCGGCGCGGTCCGTTCGGAGACCGCTGGGGACCCTCGTTCGCCGTCTTCTTGTCGATGTCCTTGACGCCGACGTGGGACAGCAGACCGGACAGCAGCGACATGTGGATCTTCTGCTCGTCGCCGGGGGTGCTGTTCTGGGTGACGCCGAGGGACTTAGACATCTGACGGAGCTGGCTGTAGACGTCCTGCCATTCGCGTACGCGCAGGTAGTTGAGGAACTCGGACTTGCACAGGCGCCGGAAGGCGCTGGAGGACAGCTCCTTCTGCGACTCCTGAAGGTATTCCCACAGGTTCAGGTAGGAGACGAAGTCCGACTCCTTGTCGGCGAAGCGGCGGTGCTTCTCGTCGGCGGCCTGCTGCTTGTCGGCGGGGCGCTCGCGCGGGTCCTGGATGGAGAGCGCGGCGGCGATGACCATGACCTCACGGACGCAGCCGTTGTTGTCGGCCTCCAGCACCATGCGGGCCAGGCGCGGGTCGACCGGCAGGCCGGCCAGCTTGCGGCCCAGCGGAGTCATCTGCCTGGCCTGGTCGAACGCGCCCAGCTCCTGGAGCAGGTCGTAACCGTCCTTGACCTGGCGCTGGTCCGGCGGCTCGACGAAGGGGAAGGCCCCGATGTCGCCCAGGCCGATGGAGGTCATCTGCAGGATGACCGAGGCGAGGTTGGTGCGCAGGATCTCCGGGTCGGTGAACTCCGGCCGGGTGAGGAAGTCGTCCTCCTCGTACAGCCGGATGCAGACGCCCTCGGAGACACGGCCGCAACGGCCCTTGCGCTGGTTGGCCGACGCCTGGGAGATCGCCTCGATGGGCAGGCGCTGGACCTTGGTGCGGTGGCTGTAGCGGGAGATGCGGGCGAAGCCGGGGTCGACCACGTATTTGATGCCGGGCACGGTCAGGGAGGTCTCGGCCACGTTGGTGGCCAGCACGACCCGGCGGCCGGAGTGCCGCTGGAAGACCCTGTGCTGCTCGGCCGCCGACAGCCGGGCGTACAGCGGGAGGATCTCGGCGTCCTTGCGCTTGGACAGCGCCTCGGCGGTGTCGCGGATCTCGCGCTCACCGCTGAGGAAGACCAGGATGTCGCCCGGGCCCTCGGCGCACAGCTCGTCGACGGCGTTGCCGATCGCCTGGATCTGGTCGTCGTCCTCGGCGATCGGCCGGTAGCGGACCTCGACAGGGTAGGTCCGGCCGGAGACCTCGACGATCGGGGCGTCGCCGAAGTGCTTGGAGAACCGCTCCGGATCGATGGTGGCCGAGGTGATGATGATTTTGAGATCCGGCCGCTTCGGGAGAAGCTGCTTGAGATAGCCGAGGATGAAGTCGATGTTGAGGCTGCGTTCGTGCGCCTCGTCGATGATCAGCGTGTCGTACTGGGTGAGGTCGCGGTCGGTCTGCAGCTCGGCCAGGAGGATGCCGTCGGTCATCACCTTGACGAGGGTGCCGTCGCTCACCTGGTCGGTGAACCGGACCTTGTAGCCCACGGCGTCACCGAGCTGCGTGTCCAGCTCCTCGGCGACGCACTCGGCCACGGTCCTGGCGGCGATCCTGCGGGGCTGGGTGTGCCCGATCAGGCCCCGGACGCCCCTGCCCAGCTCCAGGCAGATCTTCGGTAGCTGGGTCGTCTTTCCGGAACCGGTCTCACCGGCGACGATCACGACCTGGTGGTCGCGGATCGCCTCCAGGATGTCGTCCCTGCGCTGGCTGACCGGCAGCGCCTCCGGATAGGTGACAGCGGGCACCCCGGCACGGCGGGCGGCCACCCGGTGCTCGGCCTTCTCGATGTCGGAGGTGATCTCCGCGGCGATCTTCTGCTGTGCGGCGCGGTTTCTGACCTTGCGCGCGCCGTCGAGCCGGCGCCGGAGCCGTCGCTGGTCACACAGCGTGAGCTCGGGCAGGCGCGCGTGGAGGTCGGCAAGTGGAGATGTCAACGGAGGCGTTCCCATACTGCTTCCAGAGTACTTTCAGCCCGCAAGTCAGGAGCCAACCGCCCATCGTGCCCGACCCTCCGCACGACCGCATCCCAATTTGAAGCGCCCTCCACGGCCGAAGCCGAAAACTCCCGATGTGTTCGACCGGAAACCCTCAGATCGCTAAGGTCGGCTCCGTGGACGAGATCACCGGTGTCGGGCGGCTGCTGGACGGCGCGCGCGCCACGATCCGCCGCCTGCACCCGATGGAGGCGTGGCAGGCCGCCCGCCGGGGGCCATCATCGTGGACACCCGCCCCGAGTTCCAGCGCCGTACGGCCGGCGAGGTTTCCGGGGCCGTCGTCGTCGAACGCAACCATCTGGAGTGGCGGCTCGACCCCGGCTCCGACGCCCGGATCCCGGAGGCCGGCTCCCCTCCCGTCTGAGCCGCCGCCTCCCCACCGGCCCGCGGACGGCGCCGGGCGGGAGGACCTCTCATGCGCCGCGTCCGCGGACGCGGGAAGGGTCCCCTGCCGCAGTGCGGCCGGGGACCCTGCTCGGAACGGTTGACGGACGGTGGTTACGGAAGGGCGGGGTAGGCGTTCTTGAGCAGCTCACGGAACTGCGCGGAGAACCACTGCCCGGAGAGTGGGGCGTTCGGCAGGGAACCGGTCAGGTTGTTGCCGTTGCGCTCGTTGCCGGTGTAGGTCGGGTCGCACATCCGGTCGAAGCCCTTGCCCTCGTCGTTGGGGATGAGCGAGCTGGAGCCGTCGGACTCGCCCGGGGGCTTGATCCAGACGTAGGCGTCCAGGCCGGCGGCGGGGCTGGCCTGCGGGCGCTCGCCGAGGCCGGCGCCGCTCTGGTTGCACCAGTTGCCGGCGTGGATGCGACGGTCCACCCGCGACTGGTCGACGAAGGTGTTCATGTCGGTGGAGGTGCTGGGAGCGGCCGGACGGGCCGTGCCGCCCCACCCGTTGCGGGAGGTGTCGATCAGCATGCCGAGGCCGGACTTGAAGCCCTTCTGGATGAGCAGGGTGCGGAACGCCTGGGCGTAGGAGAGCTCGTCGACGTAGAAGTTCCAGTCGACCCACCGCGACTGGCGGACCGTCTGGCCGTTGACCGTGCTGTTGATGGTGAAGTTCGGCTCCTTCAGAGCCGAGTAGTTGGCGGTGTTGGTGATGAAACCGTCGACGCTGTCGAAGCCGGCCGCGGTGCCGGAGACCGTGCTGGCGAACAGGTCGGCCGAGGGGCCGAAGTTGGTGTCCCAGCCCAGCCAGCCGTGGTGTCCGGCGTCGATGTAGGTGTAGACGTTGTTGATCGCGTGCAGCTTGTCGAGGGCGTACCTGACGCCGTTGACGTAGGCGCCGCTGTCCTTGGCCTCCTGGCACTTGGCCACGTTGAGGTTGGTGATCAGGTTGGGCAGCGAGTCGATCTCGATGACCGTCGCGATCCGGAGCGCGGCGTACTTCGACTCCTTCATGATCGCGGCGATCGGGTCGATGTACTCGGTCTTGTAGCGGTTCAGACCGTTCTGGGCGATGAGTAGCTCACCGTTGGAGGCCAGCGCCGAGCAGTCGCGGTTCGGCAGGTTGTAGATGACGAACTGGATCGTCAGCGGCTTGCTGCCGTTGGCCGCGTCCTGCTTGAGGGCCTCGTCCAGGTGGGCGCGGAGCCCCTTGGCCGAGGCGGTTCCCTCGATGGCGGCGATGCGGTCCAGCCACACGCCGGTCGAGATGTTGGCCACCGCGGAGCCGCCCGGCTCCGCCGCGGCCTTCGCCGACCAATCGGGATTGACGTAGCCGGTGGCCCCGGCGTACGGGTTCTCGACGTGCTCGCCGGTCGGCGGGGTGCCGTCGTCGTCCTCCTCGGTCGCGGTGACGGAGACGCCGGTGTGCCCGGTGGCCGCGGCCGCGATGGTGGCGGTGCCGTTGGTCGCGTCGGCGTCCTGCGCGGCCGAGACGGTCACGTTCTGCGCCGTGTTCCAGTTGGCGGTCGTGAAGGTCAGCGTGGAGGGCGAGATGGTGATGTCGGCGTCACCGGTCTTGGTCAGGTTGACCGTGACGTTGCCGGTGGGCGCCTTGCTGAGCCTGAAGCCCACCGTCTTGGAACTGCCCTCGGGAACGCTGACCGAGGTCGCCGAGGCGACGATCGACGCGGTGCCGGTGTCGGAGCCCACGGTGAAGGGGACCGCGGTGCTCTCCTTGGACAGGACCGGGGACCCGTTGTCGTAGGCCTTGGCCGTGGCGGTGTGGCTGCCCGCCGCCACGCCCGTCGCGGGGTAGCTGTACGGGGCCGAGGTGTCGGTGTTGACCAGTGCGCCGTCGACGTAGAACTCGACCTTGCTGACCGCGCCGTCGTCACCGGCCGTCGCCGCGAGCGGTACGGCGGAGCCCGCCGGAATGGAGGCGCCGCTCACCGGGCTGGTCAGGCTGACCGTCGGAGCCTGGTTGGCCGGCGGCTGCCCGCCGCAGGTGACGCCGTTGACCGTGAAGGCGGTGGGCTTGGGGTTGCTCCCACTCCACGACCCGTTGAAGCCGATGCTGGTCGACGCGCCGGTGGCGAGAGCGCCGTTCCAGTCCAGGTTCTTGGCGGTGACCTGGTTGCCGCTCTGGCTCCAGGTCGCCGACCAGCCCTGCTGGAGCTGCTGGTTGCCGGGGAAGGCGAAACCGAGAGTCCAGCCGGTGAGCGCGTCACCGAGGTTCTTGAGCGTGACGTTGGCGGTGAACCCGCCCTGCCAGTCGTTGGTGCTGTAGGCGACGTCGCACGAGACTGCGGCGTGCGCTGTGGCGGCCTGCCCGGCGGCGAGACCGGTGGCGGCCACGAGCAGGGCCGCCGTGGTCACCGCCCGGGTGCGCCACGCGTGACGGCGCGGATGAGCTCTCATTCGTAATCATCTCCAGGACGAGGGTGGGAGCGCTCCCATAGTCCGGATGTTTCGGGCGTGTGTACAGCTTGTTGCACGCCGCGGGCACTTCGCCAGGACTGTCCCCGCCCCTGACCTCACCGAATGCTTTTCTGGTTCGATGAAAGTTTCAAAGGCCCCGGGTCCGCCCCAGACGGCGGAGCCCGCGAGAGACCGACGATCGCCGGACTCGCCGGACTCCGGACGGCCCGGCCGCGGGGCCTCCGCCGAACGGAGCCTCTCCCACCGGACACGTCATCTCAGGCGGGTCGGGTGCGCCGGCGCCGGGCTTCCCGGTACGGGCCGCGTGACGACGCCCTACTGCTCGGCGGCGGCCATGGCGGCGCCCACGATGCCGGCCTCGTTCTGGAGGGTGGCCGGCACGACGTGCGTGCGCACCTCCACCTTGGGCAGGAACTTGTCCGACTTCTTGCTGACCCCACCCCCGAGGATGATCAGCGAGGGGGAGAACAGCGCCTCCACATGCTGCAGATACTCCTCGACCCGGCCCGCCCATTTGTTCCAGCTCAGATCGCGGTCCTCGCGTGCGTGGTCCGAGGCCCGCTTCTCCGCGTCCTTGCCCCTGATCTCCAGGTGCCCGAGTTCGGTGTTGGGCACCAGGCGGCCGTCGACGAACAGGGCGCTGCCGATCCCGGTGCCGAAGGTCAGCATCAGCACCACTCCTGCCCTGCCGCGGCCCGCGCCGACCGCCATCTCGGCCATCCCCGCCGCGTCGGCGTCGTTGAGCACGATCACCGGCAGCCCCGTCGCCTTGGTGAACAGTGCCCGCGCGTCCTCGCCGATCCACGACTGATCCACATTCGCGGCCGACCTCGTGACCCCGTCCACCACGATCCCGGGAAAGGTCACACCGACCGGCCCGGTCCAGGAGAAGTGCTCGACGATCTGCGCGACCACCGCGGCGACCGCCTTGGGGTCGGCGGGAACCGGCGTCGGGATCCGCAGACGCTCCCGGGTCAGCTCTCCTCTGGCGGTGTCCACCGGCGCACCCTTGATCCCTGACCCACCGATGTCGATTCCCAGTGCTTCCATGACATCCACCTCCTGCTCCGGGCTCCTTCCCCGTGACAGGCCGCTGATGCCCATCCGTGATCCTCCGCGATCCGCTGATACCGATCTGCAGTGAGCGGTCAACCCGGCTGAAAGCGGTCCATCACAGACTGCGGACATCACAGCGGGAAAGGACCCCTCCGATGACACCTCTGCGCACCGCAACCGGCCTCGCCCTGGCCGCCGTCCTCGTCTCGATCGCCCCATCTGCCGCACAGGCCGCAGCCGGTCCCGCCGACACCACCGCGGCCAAGACCACCCAGTGGGGCCCCACCTACTCCCCCGGCCGCAAGGCCAAGGCCCTCGGCTCTCTGACGGCCTCGGACGAGGACCATGAGGACATCCCCGCCGCCGGGACCGTCCGGATCTCCGGCAGGCTCCACGACCTGACCCGCAAGGGCACCGCCTGCGGATGGGCGGTCTTCCGCGTCACCTACCGGACCCCGGACGGGAACCTGCCGTTCAGGCACCGCAGCGTCAGCACCTGCTCGTACGGCACGTCCAAGCCGTTCGCCTTCGCCTACCACGACGTCTACGAGGTCGAGCTCAAGGTCTGCGCCGAGCCCAAGGCCGCCAAGCCGTCACTCACCTGCCTCTACGCCGGCACCTGGAAGGTGCTCTACGTGTCCAGCTGAGCGCGAGGCCTCCTCCCCCGGCAGGCCACGGCGGACCTCTCCGGCCGGGGGCCTTTCGGGACTACCGCGACGGGGAGGGGATCACCCGGGCGGCCGGGTGATCCCCTCCCCAGGAGGGCCGACGCTCCGGCCCGTGCGCCATCAGCCCTCAGCGGCGGCGACACGACGCCGGCGGTGGAGACGGACGGCCAGGGCGAAGCCGCCCAGAAGCAGCGCGACCAGCCCCCCGATTTCGCCCTTCTACCCACCTTCGGCACCCCATAGTGGGACGTGCCTGAAGCGATCGACCACTGGGCGGCCCGGAACCCGGCCGCTCAGCACGGACCGCAGCAAGCATTCGCAATCAGGGAGTAGACAAACGCAAGAAAATGACCACTCATCGCGAAATCACCGGCAGACGCGAGGACGGAGCACCCGTTCCCCGACGAAGGCCGCGCGGGCCCTCGCGATGGGAACCCACACGATCCGCCCTAACGTTTCACGGGACCCGTTGACGCCCTGACCACGAGCTCGGGCTCGAAGAGCAGCTCGTCCGCGGGGACCAGGGCCTTGTCGATCTGGGCGGAGAGAAGGTCGACGACCGCGCGGCCCATCGCGTCGATCGGCTGGCGCAGGGTGGTCAGCGGCGGGTCGGTGCAGTTCATCAGCGCGGAGTCGTCGTAACCGATCACCGAGATGTCGTCGGGGACCGACAGCCCCGCCCGGCGCGCCGCCCGGATGGCGCCCAGCGCCATGACGTCGCTTGCGCAGATGATGCCGGTCACGCCTCGCCGTATCAGCCGGGCCGCCGCCGCGTGGCCGCCCTCCAGGGAGAACATGGTGTGCTCGACGGACTCGGAGTCCAGACCGGCCGCCGCCAGCTTGCGCCGCGAGGGCACATGGTCCGGCGGGCCGAGCACCATGCCGATCCGCTCGTGCCCGAGCGAGCGCAGGTGACCGAGCGCCATCTCGGCGGCGGCCACGTCGTCACACGAGACCTGGGGGAAGGCGAGGTGTTCCACCGCGGCATTGACCAGCACGGTCGGCAGGCGGCGTTCCAGTAGCAGCCGGTAGTGGTCGTGGGAGGCGTCGGCCTGGGCGAACAGTCCCCCGGCGAACACCACTCCCGACACCTGCTGCTGGAGCAGGAGGTCGACGTACTCCGCTTCGGAGACCCCGCCCAGCGTCCTGGTGCACAGCACCGAGGTGAACCCCTGCTGAGCCAGCGCTCCCCCGACCACCTCGGCGAACGCCGGAAAGATCGGGTTCTGCAGTTCGGGCAGGACCAGCCCCACCAACCGGGCCCGGTCCCCGCGCAACTGCGTCGGCCGTTCGTATCCGAGCACGTCGAGTGCCGTGAGCACGGCCTCCCGCGTCGCCTCGGACACGCCGGGTTTCCCGTTGAGCACGCGACTCACCGTCGCCTCGCTCATCCCGACCTTCTTGGCCA
Above is a genomic segment from Streptosporangium album containing:
- a CDS encoding DUF5709 domain-containing protein — protein: MSEMPADRKGLSDEQAVEVEEWTDDLGLHHEIREEAPGHQDTLDERLWREAPDRGRVPREESHRLVAPDKGIGPDETSEEYAEDVGADNGDLSAEERAIHIDPNA
- a CDS encoding Uma2 family endonuclease: MTAQGRLPRHTSQENPPPPHPARELFESLPSTFRLRAEIIDGNLLLRPSGTPQHARIARRLSRALIPVEDANGWESFSGDVDICIEGPRDTVIPGYCLVRADAPLWGDREILSSGLIMVAEVVPPGSMETDRATEPRIYAGCGIPIMPIIDPVVSPPMVTVLSDPEDGAYRTMAHTEIGKPVRIPAPVDFDLDTSIFLWSPSDPCSPAPGPEPSAGLRAGP
- the hrpA gene encoding ATP-dependent RNA helicase HrpA is translated as MGTPPLTSPLADLHARLPELTLCDQRRLRRRLDGARKVRNRAAQQKIAAEITSDIEKAEHRVAARRAGVPAVTYPEALPVSQRRDDILEAIRDHQVVIVAGETGSGKTTQLPKICLELGRGVRGLIGHTQPRRIAARTVAECVAEELDTQLGDAVGYKVRFTDQVSDGTLVKVMTDGILLAELQTDRDLTQYDTLIIDEAHERSLNIDFILGYLKQLLPKRPDLKIIITSATIDPERFSKHFGDAPIVEVSGRTYPVEVRYRPIAEDDDQIQAIGNAVDELCAEGPGDILVFLSGEREIRDTAEALSKRKDAEILPLYARLSAAEQHRVFQRHSGRRVVLATNVAETSLTVPGIKYVVDPGFARISRYSHRTKVQRLPIEAISQASANQRKGRCGRVSEGVCIRLYEEDDFLTRPEFTDPEILRTNLASVILQMTSIGLGDIGAFPFVEPPDQRQVKDGYDLLQELGAFDQARQMTPLGRKLAGLPVDPRLARMVLEADNNGCVREVMVIAAALSIQDPRERPADKQQAADEKHRRFADKESDFVSYLNLWEYLQESQKELSSSAFRRLCKSEFLNYLRVREWQDVYSQLRQMSKSLGVTQNSTPGDEQKIHMSLLSGLLSHVGVKDIDKKTANEGPQRSPNGPRRPMTEQRRPFTEYAGARNARFAIFPGSALARKQPLWVMSAELVETSRLWARVNAKIEPEWVEPLAQHLIKRTYSEPHWEKNQGAVMAYEKVTLYGVPLVVQRKVNYGRIDPELSRELFIRHALVEGDWETHHAFFRENRKLLEEVEELEERARRRDILVDDETLFDFYDHRVPADVVSGRHFDAWWKKARADQPDLLSFEKSMLISESAGDVSQRDYPDVWRQGGLRFPLTYQFEPGTDADGVTAHIPLALLNQVNVEGFDWQIPGLREELLTALIRALPKNIRRNFVPAPNYARQVLQRAEPTQEPLLAVLERELLNLTGVQVPREAWQLDLVPDHLKITFRVIDGRKHKLAESKDLADLKRRLAPKLRQTLSRAADGLEKSGLTTWNVGELPKTFEQRRMKAYPALADEGATVAVRMFETEAEQRRAMWEGTRRLLLLNTPSPAKWVLGRLDNQAKLALSRSPHAGAVALFDDCTACAADELMSQYGGPVWDESAFTVLHDKVRAELFDTTAETVARVEGILRVWHSVTTLLPEGRSTAAVEDIRDQVADLVYPGFVTGTGYRRLPDLLRYLRAAQRRLEKLPDDRLRDEERMHKVHDLEDDYHDLVEKLPPARRSDDDVRQLRWMIQELRVSYFAQTLGTPYSISDKRIRKVMDQL
- a CDS encoding HAD family hydrolase → MVRALVFDVGETLIDETRIWSRWADRLGVTRFTMLGVLGGMAALDRSFEEAFQIVRPGFDVEAEQEAWKRDDPDGLRVNFDADDLYPDVRPGLAALRGLGYELIIAGNQPPQAYGALAAMDLPVDAIHTSDGWGVSKPDPAFFAKVVAVSGREPGEILYVGDRLDNDVRPARAAGMRTALIRRGPWGHLHAARPEAADADHVVGDLHALVAGLTAKSSG
- a CDS encoding gamma-glutamyltransferase family protein; the encoded protein is MLERGGSAADAAVAANAVLAVTAPHMCGLGGDLFALVHDGTGTPSALNASGRAGSGADPERLRAEGHTRMPHRHDIRSAPVPGCADGWLALHGRYGRLPMAEVLAPAIGHARDGFPASPLMVPGLETVGPLCEDFAAARQAGDLIRRPGVARALEALTGGRDGFYLGEFGEGLLAVGAGEYTEDDLAKDGAEWVDPLRARAFGHDVWTMPPNSQGYLLLLALGIAEGLDLPADPADPLWAHLLVEAARLAGHDRPEVLFEGASVDEVLGSAAARRTLIDPAGRIAVRDLTAPGDTTYLCVVDGDGMGVSLIQSNAAGFGSLVFEPRTGINLHNRGIGFSLVPGHPAEYGPGRRPPHTLVPALVTRADGSLRSVVGTMGGDAQPQILLQVLTRLLAHDQAPGEAIGAARWRLASGTGFDTWDTPDQAVVEIEDGGPWSDGLRDRGHPVGAMPYGSSFGHAHLIDVLPSGVLAGAADPRSIIGAAAGL